Proteins found in one Cataglyphis hispanica isolate Lineage 1 chromosome 15, ULB_Chis1_1.0, whole genome shotgun sequence genomic segment:
- the LOC126855004 gene encoding ATP-binding cassette sub-family G member 1, whose protein sequence is MTSPTHCSPSRSSLSCCQFDRISQDDVRDPAIIGNNNYFLKREKHCFPKRPQLDLSFRDIRYRVREWSLCRFSAHEKEFLHGVSGEFKAGELVGIMGPSGAGKSTLLNVLAGFTVKGVSGEILINGKVRLPYSERWKRMSCYIQQDSILRTRITVGEAMTVAAHLKLGCTISSAYKHTQVLELLEMLGLSHCYDTLCGKLSGGQKKRLDIALELLTNPSVLFLDEPTTGLDAVSCSQCVALMKRLARLERRTVICTIHQPSALILEMFDSLYVVADGYCIYRGPVSSLLPHLASLGANCPSYHNPADFVLEVAIGEYGVSLDKLIAAEETLQVNQKSVALTRDLSEEKIAIKEPPPPAGFLMQCYLLYKRQLLCLKRDYSLFMARLFCHLLIGMIFGYLYMGSGYRANGVLANYVYMYGSLLLLVYTGKMAVTLAFPLEMQILMREHFNRWYRLAPYYISILLIEIPFQAACAATYLIVSYWLTGQPIETNRIISFMIVSIAASLTAQAWGFFIGATTPIKIAVFAGPIIAVLFSIFGFCIRYIDTPLAFRWMFHISYFRAGFQSLLYTVYGFDRTDLKCDEFYCHYKKPTKFLTEMDIVDVNVVNNLILILGIGVLMHLLTASALWCKLNRR, encoded by the exons ATGACCTCACCGACGCATTGTTCGCCCTCGCGGTCGTCTCTGAGTTGCTGCCAATTTGATCGCATCAGTCAAGATGACGTGCGGGATCCGGCAATTATCGGTAACAACAATTATTTCCTGAAACGGGAGAAGCACTGTTTCCCGAAAAGGCCTCAGCTCGACTTGTCATTTCGCGATATACGTTATCGCGTCAGAGAATGGAGTCTATGTAGATTCTCAGCCC ACGAGAAAGAATTTCTGCACGGCGTCAGCGGTGAATTTAAGGCCGGTGAATTAGTGGGTATTATGGGGCCATCCGGAGCCGGAAAGTCGACGTTACTCAACGTTCTCGCTGGTTTCAC AGTAAAGGGTGTGAGCGGAGAGATTCTGATCAATGGCAAGGTTCGGCTACCGTACAGCGAGCGATGGAAGAGGATGTCGTGCTACATACAGCAAGATTCTATTCTACGTACACGGATCACCGTAGGAGAAGCTATGACTGTGGCCGCTCACCTGAAGCTTGGTTGCACAATCAGTTCCGCCTACAAACACACTCAG GTTTTGGAGTTGCTAGAAATGCTGGGATTGAGTCATTGCTACGACACACTATGCGGAAAATTGTCGGGAGGACAAAAGAAGCGACTTGACATCGCTTTGGAACTCTTGACCAACCCTTCAGTATTGTTCCTCGACGAACCGACGACTG gtCTGGATGCTGTTTCGTGCAGCCAATGCGTCGCTCTTATGAAACGATTGGCGAGATTGGAGAGGCGTACGGTAATTTGTACGATTCATCAACCAAGTGCCTTGATCCTCGAGATGTTTGATTCCTTGTACGTCGTGGCCGATGGTTACTGCATATATAGAGGCCCGGTTAGCTCCTTGTTACCACACTTGGCTTCCCTTGGCGCCAATTGTCCATCTTATCACAATCCGGCGGATTTCG TTCTCGAGGTGGCGATCGGCGAATACGGTGTTTCGCTCGATAAGCTGATAGCGGCAGAGGAAACGCTACAGGTCAATCAGAAGTCGGTCGCTCTTACCAGGGATCTGTCTGAAGAAA AAATTGCTATCAAAGAACCACCACCGCCCGCCGGTTTCCTAATGCAATGCTATCTTCTATATAAGAGGCAGTTGTTGTGTTTGAAAAGAGACTATTCGCTGTTTATGGCGCGATTGTTTTGTCACCTTTTGATCGGCATGATCTTCGGGTATCTGTACATGGGAAGCGGCTACCGAGCCAACGGTGTTCTAGCaaattacgtatatatgtacggaTCGTTATTACTCCTCGTCTATACCGGAAAGATGGCCGTCACTCTGGCCT tTCCACTGGAGATGCAAATTCTCATGAGAGAACATTTTAACCGTTGGTACCGACTAGCACCGTATTATATCAGCATATTGCTTATCGAAATACCTTTTCAAGCGGCCTGTGCGGCGACATATCTTATCGTGAGTTACTGGTTAACCGGTCAACCCATAGAGACAAATCGTATAATATCTTTCATGATAGTCAGCATAGCCGCCAGTTTAACGGCCCAGGCATGGGGTTTCTTTATCGGTGCTACCACACCAATTAAG ATTGCAGTCTTTGCCGGTCCCATAATCGCAGTGCTGTTTTCCATTTTTGGTTTCTGCATACGTTATATAGATACTCCATTGGCGTTCCGTTGGATGTTCCATATATCGTATTTCCGTGCGGGCTTCCAGAGCTTGCTATACACTGTATATGGATTTGATAGAACGGACTTAAAGTGCGACGAATTTTACTGTCATTACAAGAAACCCACCAAGTTTCTCACAGAGATGGATATCGTCGACGTAAATGTGGTAAATAATCTGATATTAATACTTGGTATTGGTGTACTGATGCATCTTTTAACTGCCAGTGCGCTCTGGTGTAAGCTCAACAGGAGATGA